Proteins encoded by one window of Rubrobacter indicoceani:
- a CDS encoding glycosyltransferase family 4 protein produces the protein MKLLITHGYLLSGSGSNVYVQNLCRALTREGHDVDLLCQEADPSHLDFVGGVYTAGSEGLHKLWTRETDYPGECRVILPDIGDLLPVYVYDDYPGWRVKTFLDLTDGEFDGYVGRNVAAVKVVLEDRRPDCLVTNHSVPGPLIASRALAGTDVPYLSIVHGSCLQYVARKSGKYLSVARDGLSGAKRIISPSPHGALTITEDFPDLAGRTLALSGGVDTGLFTPDARDASVTRTLSGGQGRGPEHREAVAEALARSRSEKELLAALEGVSRSYDPRAHDRDAGARLEEFLLGDGPLVVYVGKLIHSKGVHSLVSAFAGLRGRRPDARLLIVGFGTFREGLEALTLALSAEDSAPLERLVRLGKRLEGQPSGGLEHFTVGADHEVSEGLPGSVLFVGPLDHGSLSKLLPFADAAVVPSIFPEIFGLVAAEFAASGVVPFVARHSGLAEAGAIVGAGLPFDVTVAMDDFERNLTEALEGFLLLSAGERSRCSRTVRNNSVRDLSWLSLARDLVALARGDTPKDV, from the coding sequence GTGAAGCTCCTGATAACACACGGCTACCTGCTGAGCGGCTCGGGGAGCAACGTCTACGTGCAGAACCTCTGCCGCGCTCTGACCCGGGAGGGCCACGACGTTGATCTGCTCTGCCAGGAGGCCGACCCTTCGCACCTCGACTTCGTCGGCGGCGTGTACACCGCGGGCTCGGAGGGTCTTCACAAGCTTTGGACCCGAGAAACGGACTACCCCGGCGAATGTCGGGTGATCCTACCCGACATAGGAGACCTCCTGCCGGTCTACGTCTACGACGACTACCCCGGCTGGCGGGTAAAGACCTTTCTCGACCTGACGGACGGGGAGTTCGACGGGTACGTCGGTCGAAACGTCGCGGCCGTAAAGGTCGTTCTGGAGGACCGTCGCCCCGACTGCCTCGTGACCAACCACTCGGTGCCGGGGCCGCTGATAGCAAGCCGGGCGCTCGCCGGGACGGACGTTCCGTACCTGAGCATCGTCCACGGCAGCTGCCTGCAGTACGTCGCCCGAAAAAGCGGGAAGTATCTCTCGGTCGCGCGGGACGGCCTCTCGGGGGCGAAAAGGATCATCTCCCCCTCTCCGCACGGGGCATTGACTATCACGGAGGATTTCCCCGACCTGGCGGGCAGGACCCTGGCCCTCTCCGGCGGCGTGGACACCGGGCTCTTCACCCCCGACGCAAGGGATGCATCCGTAACCCGGACACTCTCCGGCGGTCAGGGACGCGGCCCGGAGCACAGAGAAGCCGTCGCCGAAGCCCTTGCCCGGAGCCGAAGCGAGAAAGAACTGCTCGCCGCCCTCGAAGGGGTGTCGCGCTCTTACGACCCGCGCGCCCACGACCGCGACGCCGGAGCGCGGCTGGAAGAGTTTCTCCTCGGCGACGGGCCGCTCGTGGTGTACGTCGGGAAGCTTATCCACTCCAAGGGCGTACACTCGCTTGTCTCGGCGTTCGCCGGGCTTCGCGGAAGAAGACCGGACGCGAGGCTGCTCATAGTCGGTTTCGGAACTTTCCGGGAGGGGCTCGAAGCCCTCACGCTCGCCCTCTCCGCCGAAGATTCGGCCCCTCTGGAGCGGCTCGTCCGGCTCGGCAAGCGTCTGGAAGGTCAGCCCTCCGGGGGGCTGGAGCACTTCACGGTCGGGGCGGACCACGAGGTTTCGGAGGGCCTCCCGGGGTCGGTGCTGTTCGTGGGGCCGCTGGATCACGGCTCGCTGTCGAAGCTTCTGCCGTTTGCGGACGCTGCGGTCGTTCCGTCTATCTTCCCCGAAATATTCGGTCTGGTGGCGGCGGAGTTCGCCGCCAGCGGGGTCGTGCCGTTTGTAGCCCGGCACTCCGGTCTCGCCGAAGCCGGGGCTATCGTCGGGGCGGGTCTGCCGTTCGACGTTACCGTTGCGATGGACGACTTCGAGCGAAACCTGACCGAGGCGCTCGAAGGCTTCCTCCTGCTCTCGGCCGGGGAGCGGAGCCGCTGCTCACGTACGGTTCGCAACAACAGCGTCCGGGACCTCAGCTGGCTCTCGCTAGCCAGAGACCTCGTTGCGCTGGCGCGCGGAGATACCCCGAAAGACGTTTGA
- a CDS encoding Na+/H+ antiporter subunit E, translating to MTRRPVFGFAIWAVLLSALWLMLTGGSTSNWYIGVLAVVAGAALGVYLGRGGSGWSLKVGGALRFAPFFLLRSLSGGLDVAVRAVRPSLPLELEMVEFEFSIENHPARIFMVCVLGLLPGTLGARLEGDRLHIHSLVGGESALEGAVELESKVADLFGLDAPGSKGTGPSA from the coding sequence ATGACACGGCGTCCTGTGTTTGGGTTCGCTATATGGGCGGTGCTGCTCAGCGCCCTGTGGCTGATGCTGACCGGCGGTTCGACGTCGAACTGGTACATCGGGGTTTTGGCCGTCGTGGCCGGGGCCGCCCTCGGGGTGTACCTCGGGCGCGGAGGTTCGGGCTGGAGCCTGAAGGTCGGCGGGGCCCTGCGCTTCGCGCCGTTCTTTCTTCTGAGGTCCCTCAGCGGCGGCCTCGACGTCGCCGTAAGGGCCGTCAGGCCGAGCCTCCCCCTGGAGCTGGAGATGGTCGAGTTTGAATTCTCGATAGAAAACCACCCGGCAAGGATATTCATGGTCTGCGTGCTCGGCCTCCTTCCCGGAACCCTCGGGGCGAGGCTCGAAGGCGACCGGCTCCACATCCACTCGCTTGTCGGCGGGGAGAGCGCTCTTGAGGGCGCGGTCGAACTCGAATCAAAGGTCGCAGACCTCTTCGGGCTCGACGCACCGGGCTCGAAGGGCACGGGTCCGTCGGCGTGA
- a CDS encoding monovalent cation/H+ antiporter complex subunit F, with product MTVFYAVVAAFLLLNILTGLVRVYLGPSPADRMLSAQLFGTTGVGILLLLSMFTSAPALIDVALALALLSAVATVAFVVRVPQSRARANSEKESG from the coding sequence GTGACGGTCTTCTACGCCGTGGTCGCTGCGTTTTTGCTTCTCAATATCCTCACGGGCCTCGTGCGGGTCTACCTCGGTCCAAGTCCGGCGGACCGGATGCTCTCGGCCCAGCTTTTCGGAACCACCGGCGTCGGGATACTGCTGCTGCTCTCCATGTTCACCTCCGCACCGGCCCTGATAGACGTGGCCCTCGCCCTCGCCCTGCTAAGCGCGGTCGCGACCGTTGCCTTTGTCGTGCGCGTACCGCAGAGCAGGGCGCGGGCAAACTCCGAAAAAGAGTCCGGGTAA
- the mnhG gene encoding monovalent cation/H(+) antiporter subunit G translates to MLDAATVLLVLAGAFFFLAGTLGLLRFPDAYTRLHSLTKADNTGLGLIVAGLALQSGSVPVALKLVFVWLLVLVSGAVAAHLISSSALEGGLKPWRKR, encoded by the coding sequence GTGCTCGACGCGGCGACCGTTTTGCTTGTTCTGGCCGGGGCGTTCTTTTTTCTCGCCGGGACGCTCGGCCTTCTGCGCTTCCCGGACGCCTACACGCGGCTGCACTCGCTCACCAAAGCCGACAACACGGGCCTCGGGTTGATCGTCGCCGGGCTGGCCCTGCAGTCGGGTTCGGTTCCCGTCGCGCTCAAGCTTGTTTTTGTGTGGCTGCTCGTTCTTGTCTCGGGGGCCGTGGCGGCGCATTTGATCTCCTCCTCCGCCCTTGAAGGCGGCCTCAAGCCCTGGAGAAAACGTTGA
- a CDS encoding peroxiredoxin family protein, whose product MARIKNAPAPAVGDEAPDFNLSSAQGGGLRLGVRTVRGPVVVAFFGGTWSGDDVAFFEALAGKEDEINAALGSVVGVCVSEPEAAREFQKKVGLKSYVLYDYTMTATAAWGVLEESAEHGPHARSATFLVDGERRVAAAWPDARPVPDELLAAVSGITGLPKPEEPAGETADGEEGAEGKPARPRRTTRRAKKETEGEEGSGE is encoded by the coding sequence TTGGCCCGGATAAAGAACGCACCCGCCCCGGCGGTCGGAGACGAAGCCCCGGATTTCAACCTGTCGAGCGCTCAGGGCGGAGGTCTCCGGCTCGGGGTGCGAACGGTCCGAGGGCCGGTCGTGGTGGCGTTCTTCGGCGGGACCTGGAGCGGGGACGACGTGGCTTTCTTCGAGGCGCTCGCCGGAAAAGAGGACGAGATCAACGCCGCCCTGGGCTCCGTTGTCGGCGTCTGTGTCTCGGAGCCCGAGGCCGCCCGTGAATTCCAGAAGAAGGTCGGTCTGAAGTCCTACGTACTCTACGACTACACGATGACCGCAACCGCCGCCTGGGGCGTTCTCGAGGAAAGCGCCGAGCACGGTCCCCACGCCCGCTCGGCGACCTTTCTCGTGGACGGCGAGCGCAGGGTCGCCGCGGCCTGGCCCGACGCCCGACCGGTCCCGGACGAACTGCTCGCCGCCGTTAGCGGGATCACCGGCCTCCCGAAACCGGAGGAGCCCGCCGGGGAGACCGCCGACGGCGAGGAAGGCGCGGAGGGGAAGCCGGCTAGACCCCGGCGGACAACCCGGCGAGCGAAAAAGGAGACCGAGGGCGAAGAAGGGTCGGGCGAGTAG